CGACCGGGTGCCGGACCTCGGGCAGGGGCGGCAGTTCCATCTCGGGCTCGGACGGAAGCGGGACCTGGGCCGCCGCCACCGCGACCGGCGGTTCGTCGACCATCGGCTCCCTCTCGGGCACCGGCGACGGCGCGAGTTCGGGCTCGGGCGTCGCCGCTCTCTGGCGGGCCGCGACCGCACCTGAATGACCGGCCGGGACCGGCTGCGTCCGAACGATCATCTGCCAGGCGAGCACGCCCGTCCCCGCGGCGATCAGCAGGAAAAGGTTGCGTCCGAGATGCCCGCCCCGGACCCGCGGTCCTGCTCGTCCGGCCGCCACGGCAGGCGCGATGCTGACGGGCGCCCCGCGCTCGCGTGCCAACCGGCGGTCATGCGCCGCGCGCCGCTCGGAATCGCGCAGCACTTCATAGGCTGCGGTCACTTCCTGCGCCTTGACCGAATCGGCCTCCGCTCCCGAGCGGTCGGGGTGATAGCGGCGCATGAGCTCGATATAGGCCGCGCGGATCGTCGCCGGATCGGCGTCGGGCTCGAGGCCCAGCGTGGCATAATGGTCGGTCATCGCAGCGCGTCGCCGGTCCTTGTCGATGCGACGGGCTATAACGCCCGGCGACCCTCACGCAACCGCGACTGACGGCGCCCCTCGAGCGCGGCTTCGGCCTCGCCCACCAGTTCGGCGATGATCTCGGCGGTCGGTTGTTCCTTGGTCACCATGCCGACCGACTGGCCGGCCATGACGCTTCCCGTCTCGACGTCGCCGTCGATTACCGCGCGGCGCAGCGCACCCGCCCAGTAATGCTCGATCTGGAGCTGGGCCTCGGCCATCTCCAGCCGCTTGCCGTCGAGATGCTCGGCGATCTCGCGCTGCTTGGCGGCGAAGCGCTCGGTTTCCTTGTTCTTGAGCGCCCGCACCGGGATCACGGGAAGCCGCGGATCGATCTGCACGCTCGGCACCGCGTCGCGCGCCGAGGCGCGGATGAAGGCCTTCTTGAAATTGGCGTGGGCGATGCTCTCGGTCGCGCAGACGAAGCGGGTGCCGAGCTGGACGCCCGCCGCGCCCATTTCGAGATAAGCGGCGATCGCTTCGCCGCGCCCGATCCCGCCGGCCACGAACACCGGCACCTGGTCGGCGACGTGCGGCAGAATCTCCTGCGCCAGCACGGAGGTCGAGACCGGCCCGATGTGCCCGCCCGCTTCCATGCCTTCGATCACGATCGCGTCGGCGCCCGAACGGGTCAGCTTCTTGGCGAGGCTGAGCGCGGGCGCGAAGGCGATGAGCTTGGCGCCCGTGGCCTTGATCCGGTCGATCGCGCCGCCCGGAGGAAGGCCGCCCGCGAGCACCACATGCCCGACCTGGTGCCGACCGCAGACCTCGATCAGGTCGGTGAGTTGCGGGTGCATGGTGATGAGGTTGACGCCGAAGGGCTTGTCGGTGCGCGCCTTGGTCTCGGCGATTTCCTTGTCGAGGAGCTCGGGGGTCATCGCCCCGCAGGCGATCACGCCGAAGCCGCCGGCGTTGCTGATCGCCGCGACGAGGTTGCGCTCGGACACCCAGCTCATCGCCCCGCCGAGGATGGCGTAGCGCGCGCCGAGGAAGTCGGCGCCGCGTTGCATCAAGGCGTCGAGACGGCTCAAAAGCTACGCTCCTCGTCGAGCCCGAAGGCGCTGTGCAACACGCGTACGGCAAGCTCGAGATAGTCCTCGGGAATGAGCACGCTGACCTTGATCTCGCTGGTGGTGATGGCGAGGATGTTGATCCCCCGCTCGGCCAGCGTTTCGAACATCTTGGCGGCGATGCCGGCGTTGGAGCGCATGCCGACGCCGACCGCGCTGACCTTGACCACGTCGGTGTCGGTCAGGATTTCCTTGAAGCCGACCTGTTCGCGCACCTTTTCTATCTCGGCCACCGCATGGCTGAGGCTGGCGGTGGGCACGGTGAAGGTGAGATCGCTCGGGCTTCCCGGCCGCGGGACCGACTGGACGATCATGTCGACGATGATGTTCTCGGCCGCGAGCGGGGCGAACACCGCCGCGACTCCACCCGGCCGGTCGGGCATCTCCGACAGGGTGATCCGGGCTTCGTTGAGGTCGTGGGCGATGCCCGTCACGACATTGCGTTCCATATCCGTCCCTTCGAGCGCATCGTCGCTCACGATCATTGTTCCGGGCTTGTCCTCGAACGAGGACAGCACTTGCAGCGGCATGGCGAAGCGCATGGCAAGGCCGACCGAGCGGGTCTGCAGCACCTTGGCTCCGACCGAGGCCAGTTCGAGCATCTCTTCGTAGGTGACGAGATCGAGCTTGCGCGCCCTCGGCACGATCCTGGGATCGGTGGTGTAGACGCCCTCGACGTCGGTGTAGATGTCGCAGCGGTCGGCCTGCATCGCGATCGCCAGCGCCACCGCCGAGGTATCGCTTCCCCCACGACCGAGCGTCGCCAGCTCGTTGTCGCCGGTCACGCCCTGGAAGCCCGGGATGACGGCGATGCCGCCCTCGTCGAACACCCGGTCGAGCACCGCGACGTCGATGCCCTCGATCAGCGCCGAGACATGGCCCGAGGCACGGATCGGAAGCTGCCAGCCCATGTAGCTGCGCGCCTTAACCCCCATGCCCTGAAGCGTGATCGCGAGCAGCCCGCTGGTGACCTGCTCGCCGCTCGCCACCACCACGTCATATTCACGCGGGTCGTAAAGCGCCGCGGCTTCGCGGCAGAGCTGGACCAGCCGGTCGGTCTCGCCGGCCATGGCCGAGACCACCACTGCCACCTCGTTGCCGCGCTCGGCCTCGGCGCGGACGCGCTCGGCGACGCTCCGGATCCGTTCGATCCCGGCCATCGACGTGCCGCCGAATTTCATCACGATGCGGGCCATGGGCGGGGTGCGGCGATCCTTGGGTTGCGGGCGGCGCCCTGTTAGGGGGAGCCCATGGCAGAGACAAGTATCCGGCCCGAGGAAGCCGCGCACTTCGGCGCGATGGCGGGCGACTGGTGGGATCCCAAGGGATCGTCCGCCATGCTCCACCGGCTCAATCCCGTTCGCCTCGGCTTCGTCCGACAGGCGATCGACCGGCATTTCGGAACGAGCGAGCGCGACCTGCGGCCGCTCACCGGCAAGAGCGCGCTCGACGTCGGCTGCGGCGCGGGGCTCCTCGCCGAGCCGCTTGCCCGCCTCGGCGCCGCGGTCACCGGGATCGACGCCGCGCCCGAGCTGATCGAGGCCGCGCGCACCCATGCCGGCGAAAGCGGGCTCGCCATCCGTTATGTCGCGGGCGAAGTCGGGCGACTCGATGGCGCCTTCGACCTCGTCACCGCGCTCGAGGTCGTCGAGCATGTCGCCGATCCGGCGAGCTTCGTGCGCCAGCTGGCCGACCGACTCGCCCCCGACGGCCTCCTCGTCATGAGCACGCCCGCCCGAACCCCCTGGTCACGGCTCCTCACCATCACGCTCGCCGAAGGCACCGGGCAGATCCCGCGCGGCACGCATGACTACGACCAGTTCCTGTCGCCCGATCAGCTCGGCGAGACGCTGGCGCAGGCGGGCCTGACAGTGGTGGAGACACGCGGGATCGCTTTCGGTCCGGGCAAGGGCCTCCACCTCAGCGACGATCTCAGCCTCAATTACCTCGTCGCGGCGGTGCGCGCGGGCTGAGCAGTCAGTCGGCCGGGTTGCCCGGTCGCGACAGGAACTGCAGCCCGGCACGCCCGCCGATCGACCACCGCACCCGCGCTTCGACGGTCCCGACGGTCGGGATGGTCGCGACCATGATCTCACCGATCACATGGTCCCCCACGACCCGGCACCCGTTCTCGGACACGTTCTCGAACAGCGCCTTCTCGACCGGCTGGCCACCGCGCCGCAAATATCCCTGCAGGGAAGTATCGCGCCGCTCTTCGCTGCGCTGGGTTTCGTCGGCGCTCACGGCCATCCCCTGTTCTGCCGGACTGCCCGGCGGGCCGTCACGCTTCACGCCTTCGCCGTCAAAGACGGTAACCGGATAATGAATGAACCATAGTGGAGCAACCGCCCTTTTAACCATGTTGCTTTAACCGGCGCTCACATGTCGGCCTCATAACGTTACGCACTGAATGGCGGACAAGGGGAAACGAGTGCCATGGCCGATGCCTCGGTGGCAGCGGCGTCCTTCCCGTCTCGTGAAGAGCGGCGTACCTCGCATCTGAGCGGATGGCTGAAGCGCGTCGACGGACAATTTGCGGACTTCACCTTGGTGGATCTGTCGTACGGCGGCTGCCGGATTCGGACCGAGGCACCCCTGTGCCGCGGCGAGCGGGTCTCGCTGTCCTTTCCCGGCCGCGGCCTGATCGAGGCGGCGGTCCGGTGGTGGCGCGGCGACGAGTTCGGCATGACCTTCGCCGTCACGGGCGAGGACACGCAAACACCGCGCCAGGTCGAGCGCCTCCAGACGCGCCTGTCGGTGGCGGTTCGCCGTGCCGGCCGCCGGAGCCAGTGGATCGAGGCGCACGACATTTCGCCCCACGGCTGCTGTCTCGAATTCGTCGAGATGCCGCGGGTCGGCGACCTGTTGTTCGTCCAGCTCCCCGGCCTCGAGGCGATCGAAGCACGCGTGCGGTGGGTCGAAGGCTATCGCGCCGGCGTCGAGTTCGCCCGTCCCGTGCACCCGGCCGTCTTCGACCTGCTGCAGGAACGCTGGCGGGGCTAGGTCCTAGAAGTCGACCTTGTCGTAATGCTGCGGCGGGACGATCACTTCCATCCGCTCGCCGAGCAGCGGCCGGAACGCCGGCCGGCTCTTCATCACGCTGTACCAGTCCTTCGCCTGCTTGTGCCCGCGCCAATCGACCGCGCCGAGATAGTCGATCACGCTGAGGTGCGCGGCCGCCGTGAAGTCGGCGAGGCTCAATGCCGCTCCCGCCAGCCAGCGCCGGTGGTCGAGCAGATAGTCGAGATAGTCGAGGTGGTTGTTTCCCACCCGCATCGCCTCGCGCAACACGCGGGTGTCCGGGCTCTCCTTGCTGACGAGGCGCTTGCGCATCCGCTCGGCCATCAGCGGCTCGACCACCTCGCGGTAGAGCTTCTCGTCGAACCACTCGGTCAGCCGCCGGATCTCGGCCCGCTGCGCCGCGTCGCCGTGGATCATCGGGACCTTCTCGATGGTCTCCTCGAAATATTCGGCGATGGGCTGGCTGCCGATGAGCGTGATCCCGCGCTCGGTCTCGACCAGCACCGGGGTCTCGCCCGCGGGGTTGAGATCGAGGAATTCGTCACGTCGCTCCCACGGATTTTCACGCACCAGTTCGGCGGGCACGCCCTTCTCGGCCATGACCAGCCGGACCTTGCGGGAAAAGGGGCACAGGGGGAATTGCAGGAGCTGCCACATGCCGATGGGCTTTAACGCGGGTTCACCGAGGGGCAAGGCGAAGCTACAGCATTGTCCATGAGCCGCCGAAAGAAGTCGCACCAGTCCAGCCACGGAACCGCCAATCGTCCCCGTTTCTGGGGCAAGCATGCCGTTGCCGCCGCCCTCGACAATCCCGACCGCCGGGTGGTCAAGGCGTGGACCACGCGCGAAGCCGCCAGTTTCATGCAGTTTCCCGAGGGCCTGCCTGTCACCTTCGCCGAAGCCGCCGATCTCGGCCGCCTCGTCCCCAACGACGCGCCGCACCAGGGCGTGGTGATCGAGGTCGAGCCGCTCGAGGACATGTGGCTCGGCGACCTTCTCGCCGAGGCGGACGAGAAAGCCGTGCTGCTGGTGCTCGACCAAGTCACCGATCCGCACAATGTCGGCGCGATCCTGCGCTCGGCCGCGGCCTTCGGGGCGATCGGAATCGTCACGCAGGACCGCCATGCCCCGCCCGAAGGCGGCGCGCTCGCCAAGGCCGCCTCGGGCGCGCTCGAACGGGTGCCGTGGGTTCGTGTCGTCAACCTCGCCCGCGCCCTCGAGGAAATCGCCGAGGTCGGCTTCTGGCGGATCGGCCTCGCCGGCGAAGCCAGGTCGACGCTGTCCGAAGCGCTCGGGCCGCCGCGGGTCGCGCTGGTGCTGGGCGCCGAGGGTCCGGGCATGCGCCAGAACATCCGCGACCATTGCGACGCGCTCGCCAAGCTTCCGATCAGCGACGCGGTCGAGAGCCTCAACGTCTCGAACGCCGCCGCGATCAGCCTCTACGCCGCCGCCGAGGCGCGCCGCTGATGGTCCACACGCGCGAGTCGATCGACGAGGCGCTGGATCATCTCGAACGCGCCGATCCCGCGCTCGCGGCGGCGATCGCGCGGCATGGCCGGCCCGACCCGCGCAAGAGCGAGCGCGGCACCGCTGCCCTGCTCCGCACCATCGTCGGCCAGCAGGTCAGCGTCGCGGCGGCCGATTCGATGTGGCGCAAGCTGACCGAGGCCTATGGCGATCCGCCCGACCTCGAACGCCTGGTCGCCGCCAGCGACGAGGAGCTGCGCGCGCTCGGCCAGTCACGGCAGAAGTCCGGCTATCTGCGCAGCCTCGCCGGCCTCGTCCTGTCGGGCGAGCTCGACCTCGCCAACTTGCCCGACGACGACGAGGACGCCATCGCGCTCCTGACCAAGGTCAAGGGCATCGGCCGCTGGTCCGCGGAAATCTACCTGCTCTTCGCCGAGGGCCGGGCCGACGTCTTCCCGGCCGGCGACCTCGCGGTCCAGATCGAGCTCGGCCGCCTGCTCGGGTCCGGGGAGCGACCGTCCGAAAAGTGGCTGCGCGAGCGCGCGGCTAGCTGGTCGCCCTATCGCGGCGCGGCGGCGGTGCTCGCCTGGCACAGCTACAACACCAAGGTGATCTGAGATGAGCCGCCGAATTGTCGCCATCGGTGGCACCACCCGGCCCGGCAGCAGCACCGAGCGCGTGCTGACGGTCGCCGCCGACGCCGCCCGCGCGCTCGGCGCCGAGATCGGGCTGTTCGGGGGCGAGTATATCGCGAAGCTCCCCCATTATCGCGGGCCCGAATGGAGCGCGGACAAGGGCGCCGAGATGATCGAGGCGGTCCGTGCCGCCGACGGCATCCTGCTTGCCACACCCGGCTATCACGGCACCGTCTCGGGCATGGTCAAGAATGCCATCGACTATTTCGAGGAGCTGGCCGGCGACGCCCGCCCGTATCTCGAGGGCCGGCCGGTCGGGTTGATCGTCACCGCCTTCGGGCACCAGGCGGCCAATTCCTCGATGACCACGCTCCGGACCATCGCCCATGCGCTGCGCGGCTGGCCAACCCCGTTCGGCGCGGCCCTGCGCGTGTGCGCCGAGAGCTTCGCCCCTGACGGGAGCCTCGCCGACGAGGACATCGCCGAGCAGCTCCGCCGCGTCGGGAGCCAGGTAGCGCAGGCGGCCGGCCGACTCGGGTGAGCGACCCGCTGATCCTCGTTCTCGACGCCGGCACCAGCTCGGTCCGCGCCATCCTCTACGGCCTCGATGGCGCTATCCACGGCCACTGCAGCCGCGACCTTATGCAACATTACCCCGGGCCCGGCCTCGTCGAGCATGACGCGGGCGAGATCTGGGCGAGCAGCCGCTCGTGCCTCGCCGACATGGTCGCGGCGGCGGGCGGGGCCGAGCGGATCGCGGCGATCGGTATCACCAACCAGCGCGAGACCGTGGTCGCCTGGGACCGCTCGACCGGCGAACCGCTCGCCCGCGCCATCGTGTGGCAGGACCGTCGCACCGCCCAGGCCTGCAAGGCGCTCGCCGACGCCGGTCACGAGCGGCTCGTGCGCCAGCGCACCGGGCTCCGCCTCGACCCCTATTTTTCCGCGACCAAGATGGCCTGGATGCTGACGCACGAGCCCGCCGTCGCCTTGGCCGGGGCGACGCTCGCCTTCGGCACGGTCGAGAGCTGGCTCGCCTTCAAGCTGACGG
This genomic window from Sphingomonas rosea contains:
- a CDS encoding glutathione S-transferase family protein — encoded protein: MWQLLQFPLCPFSRKVRLVMAEKGVPAELVRENPWERRDEFLDLNPAGETPVLVETERGITLIGSQPIAEYFEETIEKVPMIHGDAAQRAEIRRLTEWFDEKLYREVVEPLMAERMRKRLVSKESPDTRVLREAMRVGNNHLDYLDYLLDHRRWLAGAALSLADFTAAAHLSVIDYLGAVDWRGHKQAKDWYSVMKSRPAFRPLLGERMEVIVPPQHYDKVDF
- a CDS encoding DnaJ domain-containing protein, whose product is MTDHYATLGLEPDADPATIRAAYIELMRRYHPDRSGAEADSVKAQEVTAAYEVLRDSERRAAHDRRLARERGAPVSIAPAVAAGRAGPRVRGGHLGRNLFLLIAAGTGVLAWQMIVRTQPVPAGHSGAVAARQRAATPEPELAPSPVPEREPMVDEPPVAVAAAQVPLPSEPEMELPPLPEVRHPVAMATPRPVPSPAPVRTPARSIPAKAVAPAPSPAPASDLAELDRHLVVLTDQSFRFGTAAKRARLVATGDAFAAKLKACATDSCRRDSYLRRNEEVAEIMRN
- a CDS encoding aspartate kinase, whose translation is MARIVMKFGGTSMAGIERIRSVAERVRAEAERGNEVAVVVSAMAGETDRLVQLCREAAALYDPREYDVVVASGEQVTSGLLAITLQGMGVKARSYMGWQLPIRASGHVSALIEGIDVAVLDRVFDEGGIAVIPGFQGVTGDNELATLGRGGSDTSAVALAIAMQADRCDIYTDVEGVYTTDPRIVPRARKLDLVTYEEMLELASVGAKVLQTRSVGLAMRFAMPLQVLSSFEDKPGTMIVSDDALEGTDMERNVVTGIAHDLNEARITLSEMPDRPGGVAAVFAPLAAENIIVDMIVQSVPRPGSPSDLTFTVPTASLSHAVAEIEKVREQVGFKEILTDTDVVKVSAVGVGMRSNAGIAAKMFETLAERGINILAITTSEIKVSVLIPEDYLELAVRVLHSAFGLDEERSF
- a CDS encoding DNA-3-methyladenine glycosylase 2 family protein; translation: MVHTRESIDEALDHLERADPALAAAIARHGRPDPRKSERGTAALLRTIVGQQVSVAAADSMWRKLTEAYGDPPDLERLVAASDEELRALGQSRQKSGYLRSLAGLVLSGELDLANLPDDDEDAIALLTKVKGIGRWSAEIYLLFAEGRADVFPAGDLAVQIELGRLLGSGERPSEKWLRERAASWSPYRGAAAVLAWHSYNTKVI
- a CDS encoding NAD(P)H-dependent oxidoreductase, whose protein sequence is MSRRIVAIGGTTRPGSSTERVLTVAADAARALGAEIGLFGGEYIAKLPHYRGPEWSADKGAEMIEAVRAADGILLATPGYHGTVSGMVKNAIDYFEELAGDARPYLEGRPVGLIVTAFGHQAANSSMTTLRTIAHALRGWPTPFGAALRVCAESFAPDGSLADEDIAEQLRRVGSQVAQAAGRLG
- a CDS encoding nitronate monooxygenase family protein, translating into MQRGADFLGARYAILGGAMSWVSERNLVAAISNAGGFGVIACGAMTPELLDKEIAETKARTDKPFGVNLITMHPQLTDLIEVCGRHQVGHVVLAGGLPPGGAIDRIKATGAKLIAFAPALSLAKKLTRSGADAIVIEGMEAGGHIGPVSTSVLAQEILPHVADQVPVFVAGGIGRGEAIAAYLEMGAAGVQLGTRFVCATESIAHANFKKAFIRASARDAVPSVQIDPRLPVIPVRALKNKETERFAAKQREIAEHLDGKRLEMAEAQLQIEHYWAGALRRAVIDGDVETGSVMAGQSVGMVTKEQPTAEIIAELVGEAEAALEGRRQSRLREGRRAL
- a CDS encoding PilZ domain-containing protein, producing the protein MADASVAAASFPSREERRTSHLSGWLKRVDGQFADFTLVDLSYGGCRIRTEAPLCRGERVSLSFPGRGLIEAAVRWWRGDEFGMTFAVTGEDTQTPRQVERLQTRLSVAVRRAGRRSQWIEAHDISPHGCCLEFVEMPRVGDLLFVQLPGLEAIEARVRWVEGYRAGVEFARPVHPAVFDLLQERWRG
- a CDS encoding PilZ domain-containing protein, coding for MAVSADETQRSEERRDTSLQGYLRRGGQPVEKALFENVSENGCRVVGDHVIGEIMVATIPTVGTVEARVRWSIGGRAGLQFLSRPGNPAD
- the ubiG gene encoding bifunctional 2-polyprenyl-6-hydroxyphenol methylase/3-demethylubiquinol 3-O-methyltransferase UbiG, which gives rise to MAETSIRPEEAAHFGAMAGDWWDPKGSSAMLHRLNPVRLGFVRQAIDRHFGTSERDLRPLTGKSALDVGCGAGLLAEPLARLGAAVTGIDAAPELIEAARTHAGESGLAIRYVAGEVGRLDGAFDLVTALEVVEHVADPASFVRQLADRLAPDGLLVMSTPARTPWSRLLTITLAEGTGQIPRGTHDYDQFLSPDQLGETLAQAGLTVVETRGIAFGPGKGLHLSDDLSLNYLVAAVRAG
- the rlmB gene encoding 23S rRNA (guanosine(2251)-2'-O)-methyltransferase RlmB, encoding MSRRKKSHQSSHGTANRPRFWGKHAVAAALDNPDRRVVKAWTTREAASFMQFPEGLPVTFAEAADLGRLVPNDAPHQGVVIEVEPLEDMWLGDLLAEADEKAVLLVLDQVTDPHNVGAILRSAAAFGAIGIVTQDRHAPPEGGALAKAASGALERVPWVRVVNLARALEEIAEVGFWRIGLAGEARSTLSEALGPPRVALVLGAEGPGMRQNIRDHCDALAKLPISDAVESLNVSNAAAISLYAAAEARR